The segment TCTTAACAAaaagtaaaagcaaaaaaattacttcctcacctaacaaaaagtaaaattacCGAACTATGTAACATTATCCCTATATATACCTCGCAAATTATTCCTTATCAACCACAGACAATAACCAAAACATGGCTTTCACAAAAGTTTCCTTAGTAATTTTCCTTTCCCTCGTTGGTTTATACTCTGTAACCGCCAAGACTCAAAAATGCGGTTGCGCTCCAAACCTCTGTTGCAGTCAGTTCGGTTCTTGCGGTACCAACGATGCTTACTGCGGTGCTGGATGCCGGGCAGGTCCTTGTAGAAGCAATATTAGAACCCCAAACGGCGGTGGATCGGTCAGTAGCATTGTGACACAGCAGTTCTTTAACAACATTATACAAAAAGCCGGTAGCGGCTGCGCCGGAAAAACATTCTACACTCACGACTCTTTCATTAACGCCGCTAATAATTTTCCCAACTTTGGTAATTCCGTTACTAGACGTGAAATTGCTACCATGTTTGCTCATTATTCTCAGGGGACTGGACGTAAGacttctctctttcttctctgtttttttttcaaaatattataaatacaaagggaaaataatatttttgcaCGTACATCTACAATAGTCACGACCGATATTCTAGCTTTCAGCTAGCTACAAATAAATGATAGTTTTATTATCGATAACTAAAGAATTGAATATTTCTAAACGTATGCATTATTCGAAATTTATAAATGGATTTTACAATTAACAGGTGAGGTATTTGAAACAGTCTTCGTTTACGCCTGTAAAATCTGAATATGTATCTCAGTTAATTAGGCTAATTATAATTCACTTTGTTTCATGTGCATGTCGTATAGACTTCTGCTACATACAAGCAATAAATGGAACGTTACGACGTGATAAATGCCAGGAACCTCAGCGACAAATGCCATGCCATCCTCCTGGCATAGGCTACTTCGTTCGTGGTGAACGTCTCAATATCGACCTTCTCCGTCAGCGTGAGCTTGTTCGTAGCAACCCAACTCTAGGTTTCAAAACAAGTTTGTTGTTTTGGATGAATAGCGTAAGGCCAGTACTCAACCAAGGATTTGGAGCAACCATAAGAGCTATCAATGGAACTGAATGCAACGGTGGGAATTTGGCTGCAGTCAATGAAAGGATTAGGTACTACAGAGATTATTGTGGACAGCTTGGTGTGGACCCTGGTTCTAACCTTAGTTGCTAAAACACGTGTGTTACTTTATAATGCAAATGCAATATGGAACGATATGATATTAATAAAAGTATGTACTTTATGTTGGATTGTTGGGTCTCAGTGTTCTCTGATTGAAATATGGAACAATATGATAAGAATAAAAGCgactttttatttaataaagtaAGAAACCTATTTCATCGCCTACCGaccaataataaaatttgattaattttacactgttttatttatttgttacaAAAATCAATTATGTTCTCCGGCCGTAACATTGTTACTAGACTTTGATCCGCGCGACTGCGCGAGTATTTGATTTGTGTTTgtatttaatgatatatttgtaaatgtaatcatatttgtaaatgtaaatgttatatttatacttaattttatattttagcattttagagtaaaatgtATCACCGATATTgggtattatataaaaatataacatttatataattagatcCATGACTAAGATATATagcgaatttttttttaaataaaaagtacgAAAATAGACAATTGTGAATTAGCGGACTATTTATAAATGATACATTAGCTACACTATTtgtaagtaaataaaatgattgttaaaCTTCTATCAAATTTGGAACATATacaaattaagatttaaatttgtaaaaaaaaagaaaaagaaaatataaatttgatgtaaCTGATAAGAAATTATAAATGGACTTAAGTTTATGTACATTTAAACCATGACTTTGAGGATGTTTGCTTTtacttttgtaaaaaaatatttttctgagtgatagtatatatcttaaaattttacctatgttaaataattatttaataacatttataagaataataattttatagtttaattttttttaaactttattttctcTTGTAAACCGTCAATTGTATTACCACcatttttagaatatgatcCGTGCAtctaggcatgggcattcgggtacccgttcgaaTTCGGATCGGTTTTTCGGATTTTGGTTCTCTTTTGTAACACCCCCTAGGTCCCATTCTAGTAAATTTACAAGTAcggatcggattcggatatAACACTTCggtttcggatcggttcggatacATCCAAAGTAACCATATATCACTCGGATTCGAGTTatatcggatcggttcggatatatccaaagtaaaatctaaaattcAAAAGTAAAAGATAAGACATATATACTTCTTTGTACATAATGAAGTATTTaaggtttttatttaaattttaaatacttattgttagatattatatctaaataaatatgaaattgaatatttgaagtacatatttatgtttcaaatatttatattgtatattaatttagacattcggatcggtttcttcggatatttttttgggttttcaggtttttcggattttcgggttatccattcgggttcgattaataacacttcgggttcggatatgttTTATAACACCCTACATGATCCACTGAGGTATTTTTTACATTTCGGATCGGGTACGGATCGGGTTTTTCAgtttgggttcggttcggatttcgggttACGGATTTTATGCCCAGCCCTACGTGCATCTATacaaatgtttattttgttttttttttgtgaatcaaAATTTTACGATAAtgtctaataaattattttatatacatggTAAGTtggtaaataattataatggtGCATGTAATCTCTTTATATTGGtaagaagaatatttttttcaaaaaaaaatgaagagtaACGTGATTTGTGTGGGAGAATGAGACAAAATATAACTTATATTGttagataaatattttgtgtatattattgaTATTGATTGATGTTTATAATGTTAATATGAAATAGATAAGTTAAAAGATTTATATTGAAGATTGTGAATTTAATTTaggaaatgttttattaattttgaaaaagacATGGAAAGCATAGAAGTAGGAGTAATTatcatttcattaattttagaaaagacaaagattagttaaaaataggttcatttaattatttcaatgGCATTAGATTGTAAATATTGTGCAAATTTAAGGGTTAATCTTAATttttacttctattttaatagattagattttatagtttaatttttttttacctttattttctCCTGTAAACCGTCAATTGTATTACCACcatttttagaatatgatcCGTGCATctatacaaatgtttttttttgtttttttttgtgaatcaaAATTTTACGATAATgtctaataaattaatttatatacatgGTAAGTtggtaaataattataatggtGCATGTAATCTATTTATAttggtaagaagaagaatttgttcaaaaaaaatgaagagtAACGTGATTTGTGTGGGAGAATGAGACAAAATGTAACTTATATTGttagataaatattttgtgtatattaataTGAAATAGATAAGTTAAAAAGAGTTATATTGAATTGATTGTGAATTTAATTTaggaaatgttttattaattttgaaaaagacATGGAAAGCATAGAAGTAGGAGTAATTATTACTTCATTAAATTTAGAAAAGacaaaaattagttaaaaataagttcatttaattatttcaaGGGCATTAAGTTGTAAATATTGTGAAAATTTAAGAGTTAGTCTTAATTTATACTTCTATTAAATAGAGTTTTATTAGGGACAAAAGCTTCACACCAGAAGTTAGAAGAGATCATaatcaatatataagatatatggACCAATTCTCTTATCACCAATTCATTTtaggaaattgccacaaatagcacattcatattaccacttttcatgtttacactaaccacttttaccctcatttttaatgaaggatcaaatataattatacccttaggattaactaatccagacttagggtttagagttgaggggtggaggtagggtttttggaatgtgaaatttaagattctaataaatatataaataaatacttaaaatatattaaaaattttaaaaaatagtttcaaacataatttttgtttttt is part of the Brassica rapa cultivar Chiifu-401-42 chromosome A09, CAAS_Brap_v3.01, whole genome shotgun sequence genome and harbors:
- the LOC103838693 gene encoding basic endochitinase CHB4, producing MAFTKVSLVIFLSLVGLYSVTAKTQKCGCAPNLCCSQFGSCGTNDAYCGAGCRAGPCRSNIRTPNGGGSVSSIVTQQFFNNIIQKAGSGCAGKTFYTHDSFINAANNFPNFGNSVTRREIATMFAHYSQGTGHFCYIQAINGTLRRDKCQEPQRQMPCHPPGIGYFVRGERLNIDLLRQRELVRSNPTLGFKTSLLFWMNSVRPVLNQGFGATIRAINGTECNGGNLAAVNERIRYYRDYCGQLGVDPGSNLSC